One Thermococcus eurythermalis DNA segment encodes these proteins:
- a CDS encoding HD domain-containing protein gives MYTEEELLREIRELLDDDKLFEAYEKAFREYHYYFDTANYIVLNVYQFNDHGPVHVLLTTRRALELLRIIKKFGIQTTAEKLGKPLWWSKFIVAFGALFHDIGNMIHRINHYEFSVFLAEPIIEKLVNEFEKRDPLLLKALTLNAIYTHDEHVPCTTIEGSLITIADGCDMEAGRSRLVHKKDKVDIHAVSAMAIDRVEIREGDENQPILIEIWMKHPAGIFQVDEILTKKVRSSLLTGNIRLRIHTGKGGEVLEKVI, from the coding sequence ATGTACACGGAAGAAGAACTCCTGAGAGAGATTAGGGAACTCCTTGACGATGACAAGCTCTTCGAGGCCTACGAGAAGGCCTTTAGGGAATACCACTACTACTTCGACACGGCCAACTACATAGTGCTCAACGTCTACCAGTTCAACGACCACGGGCCAGTGCACGTGCTCCTGACAACGAGGAGGGCTCTGGAACTGCTGAGGATTATCAAGAAGTTCGGAATTCAGACGACGGCGGAGAAGCTCGGTAAACCCCTGTGGTGGAGCAAGTTCATAGTCGCTTTCGGCGCGCTCTTCCACGACATCGGCAACATGATACACAGGATTAACCACTACGAGTTCAGCGTTTTCCTGGCCGAGCCCATAATTGAAAAGCTCGTCAATGAGTTCGAGAAGCGCGATCCCCTGCTGCTGAAGGCCCTTACGCTCAACGCTATTTACACCCATGACGAGCACGTGCCGTGCACCACCATAGAGGGCTCCCTCATCACGATAGCCGACGGTTGCGACATGGAGGCCGGCAGGAGCAGGCTCGTCCACAAAAAGGACAAGGTTGACATCCACGCGGTCTCGGCGATGGCCATAGACAGGGTGGAAATCCGCGAGGGCGACGAGAACCAGCCAATACTAATCGAGATATGGATGAAGCACCCGGCAGGGATATTTCAGGTGGACGAAATCCTGACGAAGAAGGTCAGGAGCTCCCTGCTCACTGGAAATATTCGGCTGAGGATTCACACGGGCAAGGGCGGCGAAGTCCTCGAAAAGGTTATTTGA
- a CDS encoding DUF434 domain-containing protein has translation MLIEAYRDIKYLLNRGYRKSVALNFVANHYRLGKEERHLLARCVFSDSWIEEVRRKLLSPEEVMGKVLGIDGFNVLITLESLLEGRAILCEDGLVRDLKYQGKYRVSGRTPELLAEIATALGELGVEKAVVFYGKSTPRSGEVKRLTEEKLKEAGVFGEVRLVKSPDFELKTFEIVATADTGVIAKTIGVFDLPAYIGKKLGKTPPTFVEVLRRWEPS, from the coding sequence ATGCTCATCGAGGCCTACCGCGACATTAAATACCTCCTGAACAGGGGCTACCGGAAGAGCGTCGCCCTTAACTTCGTGGCAAACCACTACAGGCTGGGGAAAGAGGAGAGACACCTCCTCGCGAGGTGCGTATTCTCTGACTCGTGGATTGAGGAAGTTAGGCGGAAGCTCCTTTCTCCGGAGGAGGTTATGGGTAAAGTTCTCGGAATAGACGGCTTCAACGTCCTCATAACCCTTGAGTCCCTTCTTGAAGGGAGGGCCATTCTCTGCGAGGACGGGCTCGTGCGGGACTTAAAGTACCAGGGAAAGTATCGGGTAAGCGGAAGAACCCCAGAACTTCTAGCCGAAATTGCAACGGCCCTGGGAGAACTGGGTGTGGAAAAGGCCGTCGTTTTTTACGGCAAGAGCACGCCAAGAAGCGGGGAAGTCAAAAGGCTCACGGAAGAGAAATTGAAAGAAGCAGGTGTTTTTGGGGAGGTTAGGCTTGTGAAGAGCCCCGACTTTGAGCTTAAAACGTTCGAGATAGTGGCCACTGCAGACACTGGCGTAATCGCAAAGACGATTGGAGTGTTTGACCTGCCCGCGTACATTGGAAAGAAACTTGGGAAGACCCCTCCGACGTTTGTGGAAGTGCTGAGACGGTGGGAGCCGAGCTAA